One segment of Parvularcula sp. IMCC14364 DNA contains the following:
- a CDS encoding autotransporter assembly complex family protein, whose protein sequence is MRKTEFRRNFVSALTGIVGAVCLVPGAIAADLSPQVTIDGIAAQTLRTEMRALSDLASGEKEWNSLAAIRRAGKADATRIVQALTSKGFYAAQVTPSYRRAGAEVAITFDVETGERFTISRYAIQYADKQTVQRPAMLADAGIKTTGNPDGKVLQTHAGALVAWLQENGFPAAAANQHYVQANFETGNAIAVYDVRSGAKAVFGKVIIEGVDQTEPGFIEKYIPWEAGTLYRRSRTASYRDALVETGLFREVSVNPATPLEDGTVDILVTVSERKRRTVGAGVSFATDVGAGVQLFWENRNLLGEGNRVTTRLTLTAPEQEFAITAARPYPSLPGSLTGSFSIRNEISDAFEAQSVELGSALSRFWFDSKLEVSGGAGLNYSQIEDAGVEETFFYVTLPANIAWNSDNDVLNPTRGFRTSLTVTPFVGDVNFIQTRLSAASRHVFGEDARYTIAGRGAIGSSFGIDRDDIPATERFFAGGGGSVRGFAFQEAGPLDAELDPIGGASLVEANIEGRVRVREKVQLAAFVDAGTVSESDFPDFSEEVLVGAGLGARYLTPIGPLRIDVATPVNGRETDDPVQFYIALGQPF, encoded by the coding sequence ATGCGTAAAACTGAGTTCAGGCGTAATTTTGTGTCGGCCCTGACGGGGATTGTCGGGGCTGTTTGCCTTGTGCCCGGCGCAATCGCGGCTGACCTTTCCCCTCAGGTTACCATAGACGGTATTGCTGCACAGACCTTGCGCACAGAGATGCGCGCATTGAGCGATCTGGCGAGCGGCGAGAAAGAATGGAATTCTCTTGCTGCCATTCGCAGGGCCGGCAAGGCGGATGCCACCCGGATTGTGCAGGCGCTCACGTCCAAGGGATTTTATGCCGCGCAGGTGACACCATCCTATCGCCGAGCGGGCGCAGAGGTTGCCATCACATTTGATGTTGAGACGGGTGAGCGTTTCACCATTTCGCGCTATGCCATTCAATATGCGGATAAACAGACTGTCCAGCGCCCGGCAATGCTGGCCGATGCCGGTATCAAAACCACAGGCAACCCCGACGGGAAAGTCTTGCAGACACATGCTGGCGCTCTGGTTGCGTGGCTGCAGGAGAACGGATTTCCTGCCGCCGCCGCCAATCAGCACTATGTGCAGGCCAATTTCGAGACCGGCAATGCCATTGCTGTCTATGATGTCCGGAGTGGGGCCAAGGCTGTCTTCGGCAAGGTGATTATTGAGGGCGTTGACCAGACCGAGCCGGGCTTTATTGAAAAATACATCCCCTGGGAAGCGGGTACACTTTATCGGCGTTCCAGGACAGCCTCCTATCGCGATGCCTTGGTGGAAACCGGCCTGTTCCGCGAGGTTTCTGTCAATCCGGCGACACCTCTAGAGGATGGAACGGTGGATATCCTTGTGACCGTTTCGGAGCGCAAGCGGCGCACGGTCGGGGCTGGTGTTTCATTTGCAACTGATGTGGGCGCAGGTGTGCAGTTGTTCTGGGAGAACCGGAATTTGCTGGGGGAGGGCAATCGCGTCACGACCAGACTGACCCTGACAGCCCCTGAACAGGAATTTGCCATTACAGCGGCGCGGCCTTATCCCTCGCTCCCCGGAAGTTTGACAGGATCATTCAGTATCAGGAATGAAATATCAGATGCGTTCGAGGCGCAGTCCGTGGAGCTTGGCAGCGCACTGTCACGTTTCTGGTTTGACAGCAAGCTGGAGGTCAGTGGCGGGGCCGGTTTGAACTACAGCCAGATTGAGGACGCCGGGGTTGAGGAGACGTTTTTCTATGTCACCCTGCCAGCCAACATTGCCTGGAACAGTGACAATGATGTGCTCAACCCCACGCGCGGATTTCGTACCAGCCTGACAGTCACGCCCTTTGTTGGTGATGTGAATTTCATTCAGACAAGGCTTTCCGCGGCCAGTCGGCACGTCTTTGGTGAAGACGCGCGCTATACGATTGCAGGGCGTGGCGCGATCGGCTCCAGCTTCGGTATTGATCGCGATGATATTCCGGCAACGGAGAGATTTTTTGCAGGCGGCGGTGGCTCGGTGCGTGGATTTGCGTTTCAGGAGGCAGGCCCGCTGGATGCAGAGCTTGATCCGATTGGCGGTGCATCTCTGGTTGAAGCCAATATTGAGGGCAGGGTGCGCGTGCGTGAAAAAGTGCAGCTTGCAGCTTTCGTTGATGCGGGCACCGTGTCTGAGAGCGATTTCCCTGACTTCTCCGAAGAAGTACTGGTCGGGGCCGGGCTGGGTGCGCGTTATCTCACGCCTATCGGTCCGTTGCGTATTGATGTGGCAACACCCGTGAACGGGCGGGAGACGGATGATCCCGTCCAGTTTTACATCGCTCTGGGGCAGCCGTTCTGA
- a CDS encoding amidohydrolase family protein has protein sequence MQDTDWDYLIKGGLVFDGKGGHATREDIAVADGVIVARGANLDTDKAAKIVDAHDQWVIPGMVDVHTHYDLEIEVSPGLPESVRHGTTTVVMSNCSLGLAYGAQRKDGDDPVVSCFARVENMPKHVLKKVADMLTWEKSDAYIDHLHTLNLGPNVVPMIPHSMLRIEVMGLKESVSREPTDAELGEMKALLQKGMEEGYAGFSTDALPFHFLANDPNRDKQIPTQFASYKELKALTSVVREYDRVWQATPPKDSPPNTIKTFLLTSGRLHGKPLKTTVVAALDVHTNRNIVRLGKLLATILNSSFLDGRFHLQALAAPFKIWADGMYSPLSEEIDELRELIETDLEDREGRQKLLNDPGFITRFRKMWLSGKSGFGPARLKRLLRLEDYAFSRALDEMIIEKCPVTSWEGKSFEDIFRQVPGLKGADSAEQALIDQYFSDVRDEADFVLATLRAFDTDLIWYTVTANRDPEKTRALLMDPKLLPGFNDSGAHLTNMAFYDCNLRALQLAQQGGAADVGYMVKRLTRDVAEIFGLPVGTIKVGAPADIAVINPVALKAYDAEANVQRVYRDEFEHEQLVNRSDGVVTLTMIGGKTAWRENAFAAALHREKFGRPLLVNQAAPAAMAAE, from the coding sequence ATGCAAGATACTGATTGGGATTATCTGATCAAGGGCGGCCTTGTTTTTGATGGCAAGGGCGGACATGCGACCCGCGAGGATATTGCGGTCGCTGACGGTGTCATCGTTGCGCGCGGGGCTAATCTTGACACGGATAAAGCGGCGAAAATTGTTGATGCGCATGACCAATGGGTCATTCCGGGGATGGTTGATGTGCATACGCATTACGACCTTGAGATAGAGGTCAGTCCGGGCCTGCCTGAATCAGTGCGTCACGGGACAACAACAGTTGTCATGTCGAATTGCAGCCTCGGACTGGCCTATGGCGCACAGCGCAAGGATGGCGATGACCCGGTGGTTTCCTGTTTTGCGCGGGTCGAGAATATGCCCAAACATGTCCTCAAAAAAGTGGCGGATATGCTGACCTGGGAAAAGTCTGACGCGTATATAGACCATCTGCATACGCTCAACCTTGGCCCCAATGTGGTGCCGATGATCCCGCATTCGATGCTGCGCATTGAAGTGATGGGCCTGAAAGAAAGTGTTTCACGCGAGCCAACGGATGCGGAACTGGGCGAGATGAAAGCCTTGCTGCAAAAAGGCATGGAGGAGGGGTATGCAGGTTTTTCCACTGACGCCTTGCCGTTTCATTTTCTCGCCAATGATCCGAACCGGGACAAACAGATCCCGACCCAGTTTGCCAGTTACAAGGAGCTGAAGGCCTTGACGTCTGTGGTCCGCGAGTATGACCGCGTCTGGCAGGCGACGCCGCCAAAAGACAGCCCGCCAAATACGATCAAGACTTTCCTGTTGACCAGTGGCCGGCTGCACGGGAAGCCTTTGAAAACAACGGTTGTGGCGGCACTGGATGTGCACACCAACCGTAATATCGTCAGGCTTGGCAAATTGCTGGCGACGATTCTCAATTCAAGTTTTCTTGATGGACGCTTCCACCTTCAGGCCCTTGCGGCCCCTTTCAAGATCTGGGCTGACGGAATGTATTCTCCGTTATCAGAGGAAATAGATGAATTGCGGGAACTGATCGAAACAGACCTTGAAGACCGGGAAGGTCGGCAGAAGTTGTTGAATGATCCGGGTTTCATCACACGGTTCAGGAAGATGTGGCTCTCTGGCAAGTCAGGTTTTGGGCCAGCGCGGCTCAAGCGTCTGCTGCGTCTGGAAGACTATGCGTTTAGTCGTGCCCTTGACGAGATGATTATTGAAAAATGCCCGGTGACCAGTTGGGAGGGCAAGAGTTTCGAGGATATCTTCCGGCAGGTGCCAGGCCTCAAGGGCGCAGATTCGGCAGAGCAGGCGCTGATTGATCAGTATTTCTCTGATGTGCGTGATGAGGCTGACTTTGTGCTCGCCACCTTGCGCGCTTTTGATACTGACTTGATCTGGTATACGGTTACCGCCAACCGGGATCCTGAGAAAACACGCGCCCTGCTGATGGATCCGAAATTGCTGCCCGGTTTCAATGATTCAGGCGCGCATCTGACCAATATGGCATTCTATGACTGTAACCTGCGGGCACTGCAACTGGCCCAGCAGGGCGGCGCGGCCGATGTCGGGTACATGGTGAAGCGGCTGACGCGGGATGTGGCTGAGATTTTCGGCCTGCCAGTTGGGACCATAAAGGTTGGTGCCCCGGCAGATATTGCTGTCATCAACCCTGTTGCCCTCAAGGCATACGACGCTGAAGCAAATGTGCAGCGCGTTTATCGGGATGAATTTGAACATGAGCAACTGGTCAATCGCTCCGATGGCGTTGTGACCCTGACCATGATCGGCGGCAAAACGGCCTGGCGGGAGAATGCCTTTGCCGCGGCCCTGCACCGGGAGAAGTTTGGTCGGCCGCTTCTGGTCAACCAGGCAGCACCTGCGGCCATGGCAGCCGAATAA
- a CDS encoding alpha/beta fold hydrolase — translation MDTIEQWYQRGQVEAFLGQPIFHIEEGDTTQQTVLLIHGFPTSSWDWAPIWSTLRENHRLIALDMLGFGYSAKPSAHTYSIHEQADIIEAMIREKALTEFHVLAHDYGDTVAQELLARQNAGSGAGQWQSVCFLNGGLFPETHKALLIQKLLLSPLGPLVNKLTSKAPFDKSFSRVFGPDTQPSAQELESFWRLITHNDGKHIFHNLITYMTDRKQHRARWLSALQEARIPIALINGSLDPVSGVHMVARYREIVGEPQYIAALDTIGHYPQVEAPEQVSQHYLDFIRTAAI, via the coding sequence ATGGACACGATTGAGCAATGGTACCAGCGCGGACAAGTGGAAGCGTTTCTCGGTCAGCCTATTTTCCACATCGAGGAAGGTGATACCACGCAGCAGACCGTGCTGCTGATTCACGGTTTTCCGACCTCCAGCTGGGACTGGGCCCCGATCTGGTCCACCTTGCGGGAGAACCATCGCCTCATTGCACTGGATATGCTGGGTTTCGGCTATTCTGCAAAACCATCAGCACACACGTATTCCATTCATGAACAGGCAGATATCATTGAAGCGATGATAAGGGAAAAAGCCCTGACGGAGTTTCACGTTCTGGCACATGATTATGGCGATACGGTCGCGCAGGAGCTGTTGGCCAGGCAAAATGCCGGCAGCGGCGCCGGACAGTGGCAGTCCGTCTGTTTCCTGAATGGCGGGCTTTTTCCGGAAACACACAAGGCCCTGCTGATCCAGAAACTGCTGCTGAGCCCGCTGGGGCCACTGGTCAACAAACTGACCAGCAAGGCCCCCTTCGACAAGTCTTTCTCCCGTGTTTTCGGACCTGATACGCAACCTTCAGCGCAAGAGCTTGAGTCTTTCTGGAGATTGATCACGCACAATGATGGCAAGCATATCTTCCATAATCTCATCACCTATATGACAGACCGGAAACAGCACCGGGCGCGCTGGCTGAGCGCCCTGCAGGAAGCGCGGATACCGATTGCGCTGATAAACGGATCGCTTGATCCGGTTTCCGGCGTCCATATGGTTGCCCGCTATCGCGAAATTGTCGGCGAGCCGCAATATATCGCCGCCCTCGACACGATTGGTCATTACCCACAGGTCGAAGCACCGGAGCAGGTGAGCCAGCATTATCTCGATTTTATCAGGACAGCGGCCATCTGA
- a CDS encoding ABC transporter ATP-binding protein/permease — protein MVGRGEKSFGQEDGTPGSLIEQLGALKFLLPHIWPKGNLEFRLRVVAALVVILIGQFIAIGAPLLLEEAVNALAAQDMRLGMIGGVAGFIIGYGLLRLLSVAVPQIRELLFSKVGQNAQREVAIDVFRHMHGLSLRFHLERRTGGLSRIIERGIKSIDFLFRFLLFNIGPTLLQLVIVSFLFALRYEPVFALIAAVTVAAYFWFTASSTEWRLKFRREMNQQDTDANTKAIDSLLNYETVKYFNNETYEADRYNGAMKQYQDAAVRSNNSLALVNAGQALIFNTGLVMILVLTARSVMAGDMGIGTITSISLIMMTLYQPLNILGFAYREIKQSLVDMEKMFNLLDVPPEVQDKQDAKPLHVSAAAITFEGVHFRYEPDRPILKGITLAVPPGETTALVGHSGAGKSTISRILYRFYDIEQGSVLIDGQDIRDVSQDSLRKAIGIVPQDTVLFNDTIAYNIGYARPDASRADIEAAARMASIHDFIMSLPDGYDSLVGERGLKLSGGEKQRVAIARTILKDPPILILDEATSALDSVTEHEIQQALRAVAANRTTLVIAHRLSTIIDADRIIVLRDGEIAEQGTHTELLALGGEYATLWHQQQEGEQALAAS, from the coding sequence ATGGTTGGGCGCGGCGAAAAATCATTCGGACAGGAAGACGGCACTCCCGGCAGCCTGATAGAGCAACTGGGCGCGCTGAAATTTCTGCTGCCGCATATCTGGCCCAAGGGTAATCTGGAATTTCGCCTGCGTGTTGTTGCTGCGCTTGTGGTGATCCTTATCGGCCAGTTCATTGCGATTGGTGCCCCGTTGTTGCTGGAAGAAGCCGTGAACGCGCTGGCTGCGCAGGACATGCGTCTTGGCATGATTGGCGGCGTGGCAGGGTTCATCATCGGCTATGGCCTTTTGCGCCTGTTGAGTGTTGCCGTGCCCCAAATCCGCGAACTTCTATTCTCGAAGGTCGGACAGAATGCACAGCGGGAGGTCGCCATTGATGTGTTCCGTCACATGCATGGTCTGTCCCTGCGCTTTCATCTGGAGCGTCGCACAGGTGGTTTGTCACGCATCATAGAACGCGGCATTAAATCTATCGATTTCCTGTTCCGCTTTCTCCTGTTCAATATCGGACCGACACTGCTGCAACTCGTGATCGTCAGTTTTCTCTTTGCGCTGCGTTATGAACCGGTCTTCGCCCTCATCGCAGCGGTGACGGTCGCAGCCTATTTCTGGTTCACAGCCTCTTCAACCGAGTGGCGCCTGAAATTCCGCCGTGAGATGAACCAGCAGGATACTGATGCCAACACCAAGGCAATCGACAGCCTGCTGAACTATGAGACTGTCAAATATTTCAACAACGAAACCTATGAAGCGGACCGTTATAACGGCGCCATGAAGCAATATCAGGACGCGGCGGTGCGCTCAAACAATTCGCTGGCGCTGGTCAATGCAGGCCAGGCCCTGATCTTCAATACCGGCCTCGTCATGATCCTGGTCCTGACGGCACGGTCCGTCATGGCTGGAGATATGGGCATCGGAACGATTACATCGATCAGTCTCATCATGATGACCCTGTATCAGCCGCTAAACATTCTTGGCTTCGCCTATCGCGAGATCAAACAGTCCCTCGTGGACATGGAAAAAATGTTCAACCTGCTGGATGTCCCACCTGAAGTTCAGGACAAACAGGACGCGAAGCCGCTTCATGTCAGCGCAGCGGCCATTACATTCGAAGGTGTGCATTTCCGGTATGAGCCGGACAGGCCAATCCTGAAGGGGATCACGCTGGCAGTACCGCCCGGAGAGACCACCGCACTGGTTGGCCATTCAGGTGCGGGCAAGTCCACGATCAGCCGCATTCTCTATCGCTTTTATGACATCGAACAGGGCAGTGTGCTGATCGACGGTCAGGACATTCGGGACGTGTCACAAGACAGTCTGCGCAAGGCCATTGGCATCGTCCCGCAGGATACAGTCCTGTTCAATGACACAATCGCCTATAATATCGGCTACGCCCGCCCGGATGCCAGCCGGGCTGATATTGAAGCTGCTGCCAGAATGGCCAGTATTCATGACTTCATCATGAGCCTGCCGGACGGGTATGATTCCCTTGTTGGTGAACGGGGGCTGAAACTCTCAGGCGGCGAAAAGCAGCGTGTTGCGATCGCCCGCACGATCCTCAAAGACCCGCCAATCCTGATCCTGGATGAAGCAACCTCAGCGCTCGACAGCGTGACAGAGCATGAAATTCAGCAGGCATTGCGCGCAGTAGCTGCAAACCGCACAACGCTGGTCATCGCGCACCGCCTCTCGACCATTATCGATGCCGACCGGATTATTGTCCTGCGTGATGGCGAAATTGCCGAACAGGGAACGCATACGGAATTGCTTGCCCTTGGCGGTGAATACGCCACACTCTGGCACCAGCAGCAGGAGGGCGAGCAGGCCTTGGCTGCTTCCTGA
- a CDS encoding NAD(P)/FAD-dependent oxidoreductase encodes MTDSVECVVVGAGCVGLAVARALVLAGREVLLLEQHDMFGTETSSRNSEVIHAGIYYEPGSLKARLCVRGKALLYPYLRERGIDHKQCGKLIVATSPAEVPRLAFYQSRAVENGVHDLELLTMQEAQMREPLLSCEAALLSPSTGVFDSHTYMLSLLGDLENAGGMAVFNAPVMRIRVIDGGSELEIGGEEPSTIQARHLINCTGLHATAFARQMDGFPAEHIAETRYAKGRYFMISGKAPFARLIYPMPTNDSQGTHYTCDLGGQGRLGPDITWNVPLNDYAVEEEARFAFWQAATQYLPCLKEEDLHASYAGLRPKIGQPGQWMDFRIDGPEVHGVPGIVQLFGIESPGLTSSLAIGEYVSGLM; translated from the coding sequence ATGACCGATAGCGTTGAATGTGTGGTAGTTGGGGCTGGCTGTGTCGGCCTCGCGGTGGCCAGGGCTTTGGTGCTTGCCGGGCGTGAGGTTTTGCTGCTGGAACAGCACGATATGTTCGGCACAGAAACCTCTTCCCGCAATTCAGAGGTCATTCATGCCGGTATCTATTATGAGCCCGGCAGTCTGAAAGCCCGGCTTTGTGTCCGGGGCAAGGCGCTGCTTTACCCCTATCTGCGGGAGCGGGGGATTGACCACAAACAATGCGGCAAACTGATCGTGGCAACGTCCCCGGCGGAAGTGCCAAGGCTGGCTTTTTATCAGTCCCGCGCAGTGGAAAATGGCGTGCATGACCTTGAACTGCTGACCATGCAGGAGGCCCAGATGCGCGAGCCGCTTTTGTCCTGTGAAGCAGCGCTGCTCTCCCCCTCCACGGGCGTTTTTGACAGCCACACATACATGCTCTCATTGCTGGGCGATCTGGAGAATGCCGGTGGGATGGCTGTCTTCAATGCACCCGTGATGCGTATCAGGGTTATTGATGGGGGAAGCGAACTGGAGATTGGCGGGGAAGAGCCGTCAACAATTCAGGCGCGGCATCTGATAAATTGCACGGGTCTGCACGCAACCGCCTTTGCCCGTCAGATGGATGGATTCCCGGCCGAGCATATCGCCGAGACACGCTATGCCAAAGGGCGCTATTTCATGATCTCCGGCAAGGCACCCTTCGCGCGACTGATCTACCCGATGCCGACCAATGACAGTCAGGGCACGCATTATACCTGTGATCTGGGCGGGCAGGGGCGTCTTGGCCCTGATATTACCTGGAATGTGCCGCTGAATGACTACGCGGTTGAAGAAGAGGCGCGCTTTGCCTTCTGGCAGGCGGCAACACAATATCTGCCCTGCCTGAAAGAAGAAGACCTGCATGCATCCTATGCGGGGTTGAGGCCCAAGATCGGGCAGCCGGGGCAATGGATGGACTTCCGGATTGATGGGCCGGAAGTGCATGGTGTGCCGGGCATTGTTCAGCTATTCGGGATTGAATCTCCCGGTCTCACGTCGTCTCTGGCTATTGGTGAGTATGTATCCGGCCTGATGTGA
- a CDS encoding YkgJ family cysteine cluster protein, translating into MSKLKYDCLKCPAYCCSYEHIPVTDKDLKRLAGHFGLTIEQAKKRHTKKGDKDTPVVLRHQADEHYDTICKFIDLDTRNCTIYEARPAICRDFPTQKRCGYYEFLKFEREVQEDEEWVATTS; encoded by the coding sequence ATGAGTAAGCTGAAATATGATTGTCTGAAATGTCCCGCCTATTGTTGCTCATACGAGCATATTCCGGTGACGGACAAAGACCTGAAGAGATTGGCCGGGCATTTTGGCCTGACTATAGAGCAGGCGAAGAAGCGCCATACCAAAAAGGGTGACAAGGATACACCTGTGGTGTTGCGTCATCAGGCAGACGAGCATTACGATACGATCTGCAAGTTCATTGACCTCGATACGCGCAACTGCACTATCTATGAAGCAAGGCCTGCAATCTGCCGGGATTTCCCGACGCAGAAACGCTGTGGCTATTACGAGTTCCTGAAATTCGAGCGTGAAGTGCAGGAAGACGAGGAATGGGTCGCAACGACCAGCTAG
- the mnmA gene encoding tRNA 2-thiouridine(34) synthase MnmA, with protein sequence MTIDPDIRAKMPLTARTAEALDLGVPKGARVIVAMSGGVDSSVTAALCHYAGYDVVGITLQLYDHGIAIQKKGACCAGQDIHDARQVSDRLGIPHYVLDYENRFSDAVMEDFADTYLAGATPIPCVRCNERVKFKDMLETARDLGGTCMATGHYISRAEGKAGPELRRAADADRDQSYFLFTTTREQLDFLRFPLGNLPKPDVREIARELGLVVADKPDSQDICFVPEGKYTSVVERLRPGAAEPGEIVHVDGTVLGQHPGIIHYTIGQRRGLGVAMGDPIYVVKLDPDARRVIVGPRSALETKRIYVKELNWIGEGDVPEDGTPVAVKVRSTRPPEQARFGTDDTGLFIELAHPEEGVSPGQACVFYSPEPGHDRVLGGGWITRTAAPLDLVDSA encoded by the coding sequence ATGACTATTGACCCTGATATCCGGGCAAAAATGCCCCTGACAGCGCGTACAGCAGAAGCGCTTGACCTCGGTGTGCCCAAGGGCGCGCGCGTGATCGTTGCCATGTCTGGCGGGGTGGATTCATCCGTCACGGCGGCACTTTGCCATTATGCCGGCTATGACGTGGTTGGCATCACTCTGCAGCTCTACGATCATGGTATTGCCATCCAGAAAAAGGGCGCCTGCTGTGCCGGGCAGGATATCCATGATGCCCGCCAGGTATCTGACAGGCTGGGCATCCCCCATTACGTGCTTGATTATGAAAACCGCTTCTCTGATGCGGTGATGGAGGATTTCGCTGACACCTATCTCGCGGGGGCAACACCGATCCCGTGCGTGCGCTGCAATGAGCGCGTGAAGTTCAAGGATATGCTGGAAACCGCGCGCGATCTTGGCGGCACCTGCATGGCGACAGGACACTATATTTCCAGAGCGGAAGGAAAGGCTGGTCCGGAATTACGCCGCGCCGCTGATGCGGATCGCGACCAGAGTTATTTCCTGTTCACCACGACACGCGAGCAGCTTGATTTTCTGCGCTTTCCTCTGGGAAATTTGCCCAAGCCCGATGTGCGCGAGATTGCCCGCGAACTTGGACTGGTCGTGGCAGACAAGCCTGACAGTCAGGACATCTGTTTTGTGCCTGAAGGAAAATATACGTCCGTCGTTGAGCGTCTGCGACCCGGTGCCGCGGAACCCGGTGAAATCGTGCATGTGGATGGCACGGTTCTGGGCCAGCATCCGGGCATTATTCATTATACCATTGGCCAGCGTCGGGGACTGGGCGTGGCAATGGGAGACCCGATTTACGTGGTGAAGCTCGACCCGGATGCGCGTCGTGTGATCGTGGGCCCGCGCTCTGCGCTTGAAACGAAGCGGATTTACGTCAAGGAGCTTAACTGGATCGGCGAGGGGGACGTGCCAGAAGACGGCACACCTGTCGCCGTGAAAGTGCGCTCGACCCGGCCGCCGGAGCAAGCCCGTTTCGGTACGGATGATACGGGATTGTTCATTGAACTCGCCCATCCGGAAGAAGGGGTGTCCCCCGGTCAGGCTTGCGTATTTTACTCACCGGAACCGGGCCATGACCGGGTGCTTGGTGGGGGCTGGATTACCCGCACAGCTGCGCCCCTTGATCTTGTTGACAGCGCATAA
- a CDS encoding UrcA family protein gives MKKLIIAAAAAVAITGTAQAEEFKFNFDRELLTTQSGVEKVYDRLQRRIDSFCEDPGIRSLDMRAYEAECKQSLMDQVVNQIGSTRLVSVHRNYLRVASAN, from the coding sequence ATGAAAAAACTGATTATTGCTGCCGCTGCAGCCGTTGCCATTACTGGAACCGCTCAAGCAGAAGAGTTCAAATTCAACTTTGATCGTGAATTGCTCACAACACAGTCTGGTGTCGAGAAGGTTTATGACCGCCTGCAAAGACGCATTGATTCATTCTGCGAAGATCCAGGCATTCGTTCTCTCGACATGCGCGCTTATGAAGCTGAGTGCAAGCAAAGCCTCATGGATCAGGTTGTGAACCAGATCGGCAGCACACGACTCGTTTCTGTGCACCGTAACTATCTGCGCGTCGCGTCAGCCAACTAG
- a CDS encoding thioesterase family protein: protein MDYTLDKATAVTKVSDEVFSLVSDETYWNFTSAFGGWLSAGTLKALQSRADFRGEVFSLNFTFISAVTAKNITLYINLLQRRRTMDFWRVTARDDESDGKVLFTADIISGTRRESDLAYNAEMPAYKPLEQSIRLEPNPMAPRWIKLFDLYLGEGVPFKKNPSGRSILHIREADGRPLDAQAIVTFVDTPMPRTFFLEEGLRMASTLSMSTHIYACEAEIDSVGTDYLILVADCATVRHSLYNQECRVFRQDGLLLASSYQTAFFK from the coding sequence ATGGACTATACTCTCGACAAGGCGACTGCTGTTACCAAGGTTTCCGACGAAGTTTTTTCGCTTGTCTCCGATGAGACCTATTGGAATTTTACCAGCGCCTTCGGTGGCTGGCTTTCGGCTGGCACTCTGAAAGCATTACAGTCCCGCGCGGATTTTCGCGGGGAGGTGTTCTCCCTCAACTTTACCTTCATCTCTGCGGTGACCGCCAAAAACATCACGCTCTATATCAACCTGCTTCAGCGGCGGCGCACGATGGACTTCTGGCGCGTGACGGCCCGCGACGATGAAAGTGACGGCAAGGTGCTGTTCACAGCCGACATTATCTCGGGGACGCGCCGGGAGTCCGATCTGGCGTATAATGCCGAAATGCCGGCCTACAAGCCATTGGAACAAAGCATACGACTGGAGCCAAACCCGATGGCCCCGCGCTGGATCAAGTTGTTTGATCTCTATCTGGGGGAGGGGGTGCCCTTCAAGAAGAACCCGTCAGGTCGCTCGATCCTGCATATTCGGGAAGCAGATGGCCGGCCCCTGGACGCCCAGGCGATTGTAACATTTGTCGATACGCCGATGCCGCGTACTTTTTTTCTGGAAGAAGGCTTGCGCATGGCGTCCACGCTTTCCATGTCTACGCATATATATGCCTGTGAAGCAGAAATAGATTCTGTGGGTACTGACTACCTTATCCTGGTGGCAGACTGTGCCACGGTCAGGCACTCTCTCTATAATCAGGAATGTCGTGTGTTTCGACAGGATGGCCTCTTGCTGGCCTCAAGCTATCAGACAGCATTCTTCAAATAA